Within the Aeromicrobium sp. Root236 genome, the region ACGTCGCGACCGGCGAACCGTTGCAGGTCGCCGGGGCGTTCACGATCGACGGGCTCGGGGGCGCCTTCATCACCGGGATCGAGGGCGATCACCACAACGTCGTCGGGCTCTCGTTGCCCCTGCTCCGCGACCTCGTGGGCGACCTCGGCATCGCCTGGACCGACCTCTGGTCACTGCCCAAGACATGAATCCGTTGGTCTCTGCTGCCAAACAGTGGGAGACTGGTCAGACGATGGCAACTTCACCGCGGCGACGCCGCTATCACCCGTCCAGTCCCTTCCAGGCGAAGCCGGAGGTCGCGGACGAGGTCTACGAAGTCGGGGCCCGAGTCTCGCACGACACGTTCGGTCTCGGCCGCATCGTCAGCCTCCAGGGCACCCAGTCGGCTCAGGTCGACTTCGGCGACGAGGTCAAGCACATACCTCTCCCCTGCGCCAAGATGACCAACCTGTAGGTCTCCCCGCACGGTTCTGGCCTTCTCGGGCGGTCGCCTGCATGCAAGGCCCGACCACCTAGAACGCGTTCGGGCCGAATGCCTCGGCGCGGGCCACGAGCTCCGGTGGCGCCGTTGCCATGGGTACGCACGCCGGGATCGCGTCAAGGGCCAGCTGCATCCGCGCATCGGTCCAGAGGATCCGCTCCGCCGCGCGTTCCTGCTCCAGCTCCGGCCGCTGCCACCACGGCGAAGGGCCGAACATCTCGGCGAACTGCGCCGCGCGTACGGCGTAGAAGCCCGGGTTGCACTCGCGCGCCATCTCGATCCGGCGCTGCGTCTCGGCGGCACTCGGGCCGGTGAAGCGACTGTCGTGCGCAGCCCAGGTCGTGTGCGCGTCGAGCCAGTCGATGACGAGATCCAGCAGGCGTGGGAGCCGCTGCACGACGGCGTCGCGCAGCGCGATCGCGGGAGCGTGCTGCACCGCGATGCGGAACCGCTCCAGGTCGAACGTGAACGGGTCGACCGAGCCGGTCGGCGACGCCGCGGCCAGGGCGTCCCGGCGCTCCAGCAACGCGATCGCCTCCGCCTCACGGGCGACGTCGCCCGTCGACCTGGAGTGCTCGACGGCTGCCGCGAGCGTCTCCCTGCTCGGGGTGATCGTCCCGCCGAGGGCCTCGTTGAGGCCGGCCTCGTCGACCTGGCGGAGGAACACCGGGTAGGTCACGCCCGAGCGGCCGAGCGCGAGCAGCTGCTCCAGGACCGCGATCGCCTCCTCCTGTCCCGTCATCGAGCGCAGCTGGCTCAACGAGGCCTCGTACGCCTCGAGCGACTGGGCCAGCAGGGTCGCGTCGTCCGGGGTCGTCGCCGGCGCGCCGGTGCTGCCACCTCCCGCAGCCGCCGTCATGACTCGTGTGTACGCGTCGGTGAACCGCTGGTAGTAGCCGCCACCCGCCAACTTCGCCGAGAACTCGCCGACGTCGCTCAGCTCCTGCCCCAGCGCCTCCATCGCCGCGAGGGCAGCCGCCATCTCCCCGACGTCCTGCCCGGTCGACCCGGACGTCCGGACGCCGTCGAGCAGGTCCCGGAACGTGCCGAGCATCGCGTCCACCATCGTGGGATCGACGGGCATCAGCGACCTCCGAGTACGAGCGAACCGTGCTCGGCGAGGCGGCGTTCGAAGACCTCGTCGGCGACCGGTACGAGCCGACGGTGCCGCTCGGCGCGCGCCACCTCCGGGTCGAAGGACCAACCGGGCTGGTGGTGCCGGCCTTCCGCCTCGACCTGCGACCACGAGTCCTGTGCCGTCGCGACCGCGTCGGACGCGTACGTCTCGAGCTCTGCCTTCCAGCGGTCCGGGACCTGGGCGGTGCGCCACACCTCGACGTTCTCCCATGTCGTCAGCGACGTGGCCCACAGTCGTGTCAGCTCGTCGACCGTCACCGCGATGCTCATGCGTTGCTCGATCGCAGCAAGCAGCGACGCGAGCGCCGGGGCATCCGCCGCCGTCTCCAGACTAGCGAGCACCTCGGCGGGGCCCTGCGCCCGTACGGTCTCCGCGGTCTCGGCGTACACCGCAGCCCGGGCGTTGGCCTGGTCACGAGCGAGCGCGCGGCCCATCTCCATGGACAGCTCGATCGCCGTCGCACGCAGGTCCTCGATCGAGGAGGCTGCATCGACGGCCTCGGCCATCGCCCGCTCCGCGGCAGCCGTCTCCGGATACACCGGGTTGGCGGCCGATCGCCGCGCCCGCGACCAGTAGTAGTCGCGGTAGTCGGCCAGCCGCTGGGTGTCACTCATCCGGACACCCTAGGGAGTACGGCGGGTGGCACGTGGCAGTTTGCCGATTCAGGCCGTCACCCGCGGTGTCGCACGTAGTGCGCGATCGCGTCGTCGCTCCGGCCGGCGCCATAGGTGCGCAGCATCTCGGCGATCTCGGGGTGCTGCCCGCCGATCAGCTCGGCAGCCGCAAGATGATCGGAGGCCGACGCGACGCTGCGGAACATCGCCTGCACGTCGAGAGCCGACTCGTCCCTCGTGGAGCGGCGGGTCGTCAGGATGTCACCGCCTCCCCGCACCGCGGCGATGCGTTCGAGCGCCCCCGTCACGTCGAGGTCGCCGCGCTGCACGGCACCGACCGCGTCGTGCATGACCTGCAGCTTCTGTGCGGCGACCGGGTTGCCGATCTTGACCCGGTGCGCGTTGACGAGCTGGGACAGCATGGGCGCCGAGATGCCCAGCAGCTCAGCGAGACGCGACTGGTTGAGGCCAAGAGCCTTCCCGCACCGGCTGAGGATGTCGCCGAGCGGTTCGCCATAGAGTTGAGCCTGCGCCTCGCGCCCGTCCATGTCACTCCCTAGGTCAAGAGATTTGCCTTCGCAAACAGTTTCATCTTGACATATGCAGATCGTGTGGACGAGACTCGAGGAACTATTTGCTTTAGCAAACATCGGGGGAAGCACATGATCCGCAAGGCCGGCCTTGCCGCATTGACCATCATCCTGCTCGGTCTGGGCCTCAGCCTCCCGGCCAGCGCCGACGGCGAGGATCCCGGCAAGCTCATGCTGGTCCTGGACTCCTCGGGGTCCATGAAGGAGAAGTCCGGCAGCACGACCAAGATCGCCGCCGCCAAGGACGCCCTCGGCACGGTCATCGACAAGCTGCCGGCCCAGCAGGAGGTCGGGCTGCGGGTCTATGGCGCAAAAGTCTTCTCCGCCAAGGACAAGGGCGCGTGCACAGACTCGCAGCGAGCCGTCGACCTCGGCACGGACAACCGTTCCGACCTCAAGGACGCCGTCGCGACATACAAGCCGTACGGCGAGACGCCCACCGGCTACGCCCTCAAGCAGGCCGGCAAGGATCTCGGAAAGAGCGGGTCCCGGACGATCGTGCTCGTCTCTGACGGAGAGTCGACCTGCTCCCCGGATCCGTGCAAGGTGGCCGCTCAGCTGGCGGAGGACGGCATCTCGCTGCACATCGACGTCGTCGGGCTCGACGTCTCCGGCAGCGCCCGTCAACAGCTCCAATGCATAGCGGGCTCCGGCAACGGCAGCTACTACGACGCACAGGACGCTGACGACCTGGTCAGCGCGCTCGACACGCTCGCGACCCGAGCAGCCCGCCCGTACGAGTCCATCGGCCGAAAGATCACCGGCAGCCAGAAGGCGACGACGGCGCCGAAGATCAGTGCCGGCGATTGGCGTGATGTCCTCGGCGGTGCCGGCTCGAAGAAGCGCGAGCTGTTCTACCGACTGAGCGACTTCGACCCGACGTCAACCCTCCATGTGTCGGCGACGATCAATCAGCCCCTTGGCGGCAATGACAAGATCAACGTCGACATCGTCCGGGCCAAGGACGTCGCCGACTCGGGTTCCTTCTGTGCACGCGATTCCGCCCTCGATCTGGGTGCGGCCCAGGTAGGCCTCCTGTCGCCGTCCGTCAGCTGGAGCTACGACAAGGCGAAGCCAAAGGTCGACTGCAAGCCCGACGGCCTGCTGGTCCGCGTGCGTCGTGGCTGGGACTGGACATACGAGAAGTACGACGGTGGCGGCAACAACGACCTCCCGGTCGAGATCCGCATCATCGAGGAGCCAGCAATCGACAAGAGCGCTCCGTTGCCGAGCAAGCAGGACGACGGCGTGTTCCAGATCCCGGCGAAGGCGACGAGCCGCACGGCCCTGATCGGTGGCTCATCCTTCGCGAACGCCCCGACGATCCAGGCGGGTGCCTACACGGACACGATCGTGCCCGGCGAGACACAGATCTTCCTTGTCGATGTCGGCTGGGGACAGAGCCTGCAGTCGCAGGTGGACCTGCCCAAGCTCTCTGGGGCGCTCAAGGAGCAGGTCGGACCACTCGGTCCCTACGTCACGACCGAGATCTACTCGCCGGCGCGGGCACTCGCCACCAAGCTCATACCGAGGGACTCCGCCGGGGAGATCACGAACAACCGAGCCGAGCTCGCGAACGAGACCGACCTGCAGTCCAGGGCGATGACGGCCCCGATCCGCTACAACAATCGGCAGTTCCTCGGCGGCTCGTCTGTCGAGAACGACGCGGCAGCTGCGCTCGCCGGGAAGTACGCGATCGTGATCCACACCGACACCGACAAGCGAACCAATGTCAGCTACCAGGTGCCGATCACGTTCGACGTCAACGTTGTCGGCGACGTGACCGGAGCGCCGAAGTACACGTCAACACCCAAGAAGGTTGGTCAGGTGACCAAGACCGCGAGCGATCAGGACCGCGCCTCCGCAACCGCGAAGGACGACGACGGAGGCTTGCCGGTGCTGCCGATCGGGCTCGGCATTCTCGGGGTCGTCCTGGTCGGCGGAGCGTTCGTCGTGTTCCGCAGAGCGCGCGTCTCGGCCTAGAGCGTGAGCGCCGCGAGCAGCAGAGCGGCGACGCCCGCGGCTGCCAACAGCCCCGCGAGGACGTACAGGCGGGTCGTGGCACTCATCGGCTCACGTGGGAGCTGCACGGGTTGGCGGTTCGGGGCCGCACCGGTCCCCGGCCCGTCGGCACCCCAACCGGCGGGCAGCTCGGGCAGATGACTGAACACCTCGATCGGGTCGTCGCCCGGGTCAGCCACCTCGGTGGCCGCGAGCGCCTCGCGCGCCTCGGCGGCGGATGCGTAGCGGGCGAGCGGGTCGAGGGCCACCAACCGCGCGCGTACGGCAGCCAGCTCGCCGCTCGCCGGACCGGGCGGTGCGGAGGCCTCCGGTCGTACGCCGGTCAACATCTCCTGCATGACCATGCCGACGGAGAAGAGATCCTGCACGGGGTCCGGGTCGGCCCCGGTTGCCACCTCCGGCGCCGAGTAGCCCGGGGTGTGCACCAGGTCGGACGCCCGGGTCAGCCGGGGCTCGTCGAGCGCTGCCGCGATGCCGAAGTCGGAGAGCCGCAGGTGGGGCTCTCCGGTCCCGGTCGGCTCCAGCAACAGGTTGGCGGGCTTGATGTCGCGGTGGACGATCCCGGCGGCGTGCACGGCTGACAACGCGTCGAGCAGCTGGAGGACGAGGGTCCGTACGAACGAGGCAGGCAGCGGACCGTAGTCGCCGAGCAACGTGGCGACTGATCCTCCGCCGACGAGCGGCATCGCGAACAGCACGCGATCGTCCTCAGCGGACCAGCCGGTCGGTGCGACCACGTGGGGATGCTCGACCCGTGTCGCGGTCTCGCGCACGAAGCGGAGCAACGACGAGCTGTCGGACTGCCGCAACATCTTGGCCGCGCGATACGTACGGTCGCGGAGGTCCCAGACCCGCCAGACGGTGCCCATGCCTCCGGACCCGAGCACGTCGACGAGCTCGTAGCGTCCTGCGAAGACTTCCCCCACCCGGTCGAGACTAGTGGTGCCCTACTCGACCGGCAGGCCGAGGCCGCGCGCGATCAGCATGCGCTGGACCTCGGACGTACCCTCACCGATCTCGAGGATCTTGGCGTCCCGGTAGAAGCGGGCGACCGGGTACTCCTCCATGAAGCCGTAGCCGCCGAACACCTGGGTCGCGATGCGCGTCGCGGTCACCGCCGACTCCGACGTGTAGAGCTTGGCGATCGCCGCAGCCTGCTTGAACTCCTTGGCGGGTGCGCCGGCGTCCTTGAGCGCGGCCGCCTGATAGGTCAACGCACGACCGGCCTGGGCCATGACCGCGAGGTCGGAGATCTGGAAGGCGACGCCCTGCTTGGTGCCGATCGGCACACCGAACGTCGTGCGCTCACCGGCGTACTGGACGCAGAGGTCGAGGCAGGCCTGGATGCAGCCGACCGCCAGGGCCGCGATCGCGACGCGTCCGTCGTCGAGCGTCGCGAGGAACTGCGCGTATCCCCGGCCGCGCTCGCCCAGCAGGTGGTCCGCAGGGACCCGAGCGTCGACGAACGACAGCGGGTGCGTGTCGGAGATGTGCCAGCCGAGCTTGTCGTACGCCGGCTCGACGATGAAGCCCGGCGTGCCGGACGGCAGGACGATCGTGGAGAGCTCGGGCGAGCCGTTCTCCCGCGTACCCGTGCGGGCCGTGACCGTCACGAGAGAGGTGATCTCGCTCCCGGAGTTGGTGATGAACTGCTTGGCGCCGTTGACGACCCACTCGTCGCCGTCGAGCTCGGCCTTGGTCTTGGTGGCGCTGGCGTCGGAGCCCGCACCGGGCTCGGTGAGGCCGAACCCGGCGAGCGCCTGGCCGGCGACGAGGTCAGGCAGCCAACGCTCCTTCTGCTCCTGCGTGCCGAACGTGAGGATCGGGTTGATGCCGAGGCCCACTGCGGCCTCGAGCGTGATGCCGATCGACTGGTCGACGCGGCCGAGCTCCTCGATGGCGACGCACAGGCTCGTGAAGTCGCCGTCGGCACCGCCGAACTCGTCGGGGGCCGTGAGGCCGAAGAGGCCGAGGCTGCCCATCTTCTTGACGAGGTCGACCGGGAAGTGGTGGTCCTTGTCCCACGCCGCTACGTGCGGGGCGACCTCGGCCTCGGCGAACTCGCGAACGGTCTGACGGAACGTCTCGTGCTCACGGGACAGGGCGAAAGTCATGCCAGCATGTTAACAACCGTTAACCATCGTTAACCACCGCGGCCACCCCGGTCGCACCTCCGCGTAACCAACCTCATAAGGCCGTCGGCCCTCGAACGCCCTAGACTGCGGCAGGCAACCGTGTCGGATCGAGGAGAACACTTCAGTGAGCAAGCCCCTGGCCAAGGTCCTGATCGCCAACCGCGGAGAGATCGCCGTGCGGGTGATCCGTGCGTGCAAGGACGCCGGCATCGACAGTGTCGCGGTCTACGCCGAGCCCGACCGTGACGCGGTGTTCGTACGCCTCGCCGACGAGGCGTACTCGCTCGAAGGCTCCACGCCCGGCGACTCCTACCTGTCGATCGAGAAGATCCTCGCCGTCGCCAAGCGCAGCGGCGCCGACAGCGTCCACCCCGGCTACGGCTTCCTCGCCGAGAACGCCGAGTTCGCCCAGGCCGTCATCGACGCCGGGCTGATCTGGATCGGCCCGCCCCCGCACGCCATCGAGAACCTCGGCGACAAGGCCAAGGCCAAGCAGCTCGCCCTCAAGGCCGACGCCCCGCTGGCGCCCGGCACCAAGGATGCGGTCAAGGACGCCGACGAGGTCGTCGCGTTCGCCAAGGAGAACGGCCTGCCCGTCGCGATCAAGGCCGTCTTCGGCGGCGGCGGTCGTGGCCTCAAGGTCGCCCGCACGATCGAGGAGATCCCCGAGCTCTACGAGTCCGCGGTCCGCGAGGCGATCAGCGCGTTCGGCCGTGGCGAGTGCCTCGTCGAGAAGTTCCTCGACAAGCCGCGCCACGTCGAGACCCAGTGCCTCGCCGACTCGCACGGCAACGTCGTCGTCGTGTCGACCCGCGACTGCTCCCTGCAGCGCCGCCACCAGAAGCTCGTCGAGGAGGCGCCCGCCCCCTACCTGACCGACGACCAGATCGAGCGGCTCTACGCCTCGTCCAAGGCGATCCTCAAGGAGGCCGGATACATCGGCGCCGGCACGTGCGAGTTCCTGGTCGCCCGCGACGGGACGATCAGCTTCCTCGAGGTCAACACCCGCCTTCAGGTCGAGCACCCGGTCTCCGAGGAGGTCACGGGCCTCGACCTCGTACGCGAGATGTTCCGCATCGCCGCCGGGGAGGAGCTCGGCTACGACGACCCCGAGATCCGCGGCCACTCGATGGAGTTCCGGATCAACGCCGAGGACGGCGGCCGCGGCTTCCTGCCGGCCCCCGGCACCCTGACCAAGTGGGCACCCCCGTCGGGCCCCGGCATCCGTCTCGACGGCGGCTACGAGGAGGGCGAGACGATCCCCGGATCGTTCGACTCCCTGGTCGCCAAGCTCATCGTCACCGGCACGAGCCGTCAGCAGGTGCTCGAGCGCTCCCGCCGCGCACTCGACGAGTTCGTCGTCGACGGCATGCCCACCGTCATCCCGTTCCACCGCTCGGTCGTCGACGACCCGGCGTTCACGGCGGCTGACGGCAACTTCGAGGTCTACACGACGTGGATCGAGACCGACTACGTCAACGAGCTCGAGCCCTACGTGGGCAGCTCCGAGACCGCGGAGCCGGACGAGCGCGAGCGCGTCACGGTCGAGGTCGGCGGCAAGCGCGTCGAGGTCGTGCTGCCCGGAGGCCTCGGCGCATCAGCCGTCCCGGCCGGCGGCGGCGCCAAGAAGGCCAAGCGCAAGGGCGGCAAGGCGGCCGGTGCCGCAGCCAGCGGCGACTCGCTGACCGCACCCATGCAGGGCACGGTCGTCAAGGTCACCGTCGAGGAAGGCCAGACCGTCGCGGCGGGCGACCAGATCGTCGTGGTCGAGGCCATGAAGATGGAGCAGCCCATCAACGCCCACAAGGACGGCGTCGTGACCGGACTGTCGATCGAGGTCGGCGCGACCGTGACCTCCGGCGAGGTCATCGCCGAGATCAAGACCGCCGAGTAGCCTTCAGGCCCGCTTCGGCGGCGGGGCGGAGTCGACCTCGCCGAACGCGATCCCGGCGGCCCAGACGATCAGCGTGACGCCGATCCACGTGCCGACGCCCTCGATCGCGAAGCCGCTCGCCGGCACGACCAGGTCGGTCAGCAGCAGGCCGAGCCAGGTCAGCACCAGTCCCCCGGCGATCGTGTAGCCACGGGCGAACCGGTTGACGGTGCTGATCACGACCCCTCGCAGCACGACGGTCAGTGCGGTGAACAGGACCACCGCGACGACGAACCAGCCGAACCGGATGTTGAAGCGGTCGAAGATCCAGGCTGCCAGCGCCAGCGCCGCGGCGTTGGCGGCAGCGGAGATCGCCACCGACTTGAGAAGGGCCGTCATGCGGTCGAGTATCCCAGACATGCCGTCAGCGACCCGGGCAGACCTCACGTCATCGTGACGGCGATCGATCCCTTGGCCCCGCGGGTGATGTAGCCGTGCTCGAAGTAGGCCCGGAACCGGCCGCCCGACAGCGACGTCTCGCCCTTGGTCGGCCGGCCGAGCGCACCGGCGGACTCGCCGAGCTCGCGGTACTTCGCGTCGATGCCCTGCCACAGCGCGTACGCGTTGTAGCGGCTGCTGCGATAGACCCGATGGATGCTGCCGCGCGCGTAGCGCTGCACCTGGACGCCCGCCACGGACGTCGACTGGGCCTCCGACGCCGGCATGCCGAGGATGCCCGACTGCGCCTTGAGCGAGTTGTAGGTCGTGCGGAAGTAGTTGGCCACCGAGAACGTGCCGAGGGTCGAGGCGTAGAGGTCGAGCTTCTGCAGGCGCGCCTTGCGACCGCCCACGAACACCGTCTCACCGATGAACACCGGCCCCGTCACGTCGCGGCCGAGGAACGTCGCGCGCGTCTTGATCGAGCTGCTGTAGCCCGCGATGTAGGCCGCGACCCGCTCACGCAGGCCTCCGGACGCCGACAGCCAGGCGTACGCCTTCGCGCCGGGACAGGCCGTGCTGACGACGTCGCGGTGCCCGGCGATGCGCTGATAGGTGGTGCCGCCGATGGCGTAGGAGCCGATCGCCGGATGGAACGTCGTGCCGAGCCGCCAGCCGATCAGCTTGACCATCGCGCTCTTGGTCGCAGCGGTCGGCTCGGTGGACGTGAACGTGCCCATCATCGACACGCCCATCGTGTAGGTGTTGACCGACTTGATGCCGGCGTGTGCGCCACGGATCGGGACGGTGGTGCCGCCGTTGCGACCTTCGAAGATCTGGCCGTACTTGTCGACCAGGAAGTTGTAGCCGATGTCGCACCAGTCACGGCCGTTCATGTGATACGCCTGCACGGCGCGGACGATGCCCGCGGACTGGGCTTTGGTGTAGGAGTTGGAGCCCGCGGTGTGGTGCACGATGACACCGCGGGTCTCGTTGCCGGCACGCGGCGCGTCGCAGTAGGTGTTCTTCTTGGCGCCCCACCCCGAACGGGAGATGATCGCCGGCTTGGGCGTGTAGGCCGGCGCACCGTCGGCGACCGGGACGATCGGCTCGGCGGCCGAAGCGTCGTAGAAGGCGTTGTCGGCGCTCGCGGTGGCCGGGGTCGCGCCCGGGTCGATCGTGGAGACCGACAGCCCACTGGGACGTTCGCCGGTCGGGCTGGTCACGCGTACGGCGACCCCGTCGGCCGTCCCGGCCCACAACGGCTCGGTGCCGTCGCGGCCGCCTTCGCCCTCGTCGCTCTCGACGTCGAGCTCCTCCCAGTCCCACCACGCGCCGTCCGTGCGCAGCCGCACCTGGACCGTCATGCCCTTGTCATCGAACCCGCGGGTCCACGTGACGCCGACCAGGCCGAAGTCGTCGGTGCGTCGCGCCGGAAGCTGTGCGACCAGGTCGGCCGCGTCGTCGTCCGCCCGCTCGGCCGCCTTGGCGACCGTGTCGGTGACGGCAGGCACGCGCGTCGTGGCGACATCGACCGGCTCGGCCTTGGGCTGGAGCTGGGTGTCGTCGGCCTGGGCCGGAGCCGAGAGCGAGGCCATGACCGCGAGTGCTGCGATCGTTCCCGAGATGAAAGCACGCATGGGTTCGACCCTAACGTGCGAACCTGTCACGTTCGAGACGTCAGAACCTGAACCAGCTCGACTTCAGTCCGAGAGCCGTACGAGCGGCGTCGCCGGAGATCGTGACCGTCTTGGCGGAGCCGACGAGGTCGATCGAGGTGACGCGCCCGCCCCAGTCGCCGTAGCCGTTGCGCTTGGTGATCTTGAGCTGCTTGAGCGTCCCGATCGACGAGTAGGCCTTCTCGATCTTCGCGGCCTCGACCGTCGCGGTCCAGGTGTGGTTCGCGTTGCCGGACCAGTTGTCCCACGCGTCGCTGACCGCCTTGAGGTACGGCTGGCTGCCCGGCGCGGAGTAGCCGCCCGACGACGACGAGAACTGGGTGAAGGCCGGCTTGCCGTCGTACGTGAGGATCTTGCCGGCCGTTGCGGTCACCGCCGCCGTCGTGGCCGTCGTCTCCCGGCTCGCCCCTCCGTACACCTGGCACGAGGTGGTGCTGCAGATGTCGTAGTAGCGCGACGCCAGGATGCTGCGGACCCCGTAGGTGCGGGCCGCGACCGCCTGCGCCTTCAACGCCTCGCGATGCCAGCTGGCCGGCATCTCGGCGGCGATGACGCCCTTGACGTAGCTCTCGATCGTCACGAGGTTGACGGTGTTGCGGCTCCACGAGCCCGCATACGGCACCGCCGACCGCAGCGCACCGCGATACTTCACGGTCGATCCGTCCGGCATGACGAGGGACAGGATCGAGCTGGAGGCGGGCCCCTCGATCTGGCCGTCGCCCGTCCACCGTGTCGACCGGTAGGTCGCATATCCGCCGGTGGTCTTGTACTGCAGCGCCGACTTGGTCTTGTTGTCACCGACCTGGACGATCTGCCAGCGGGTGATGGTCTTGCCGTTCGCGGTCGTGGGCAGCGCCAGCGTCTTCTTCGCCGCCACGTCACGGAACGTCAGGCCCGAGCGGCCGACCACGATGACCGAGTCGCTGGTGTCCTGCGAGATCAGCACCCGGATGTTGCCGGTCTTCGAGCCCGTCCTCGTGCCGGGGTAGTAGTGGGCCAGGATCTTGTCGTACGCCACGCCCTGCCGCGCGGCACCCTCCGCGCCGTACTGGCTCATCCCGATGCCGTGGCCGTACCCGTGCCCCGTCAGGGAGATCTTGCGCGTGCTCGGCACCGTGACGGTGTCACCGGTCGCCGCGGTCGCCAGCTTGACGGTCTTGGGCGTCGACTGCCACACCGTGATCGCCTTGCCGGCCGAGCTGATGGCACGGACCCATGCGTAGTAGGTCTTGCCGGCCACCAGGTCGCGCACCGCGAGCTTCGGCGTGCCCGTCGACGGCGCCGTGATCGTCCGGCAGGACGTGCCACACGTGGTGGGCTGGGTAGAGGACGTCGACACGTGGACCTGGTAGCGCGTCGCTCCCGGATAGGCCGTCCAGCTCAGGTCGAAGCCCGTCGAGGTCACGTTGGTCGCGGCGCGACCACCGATCGTGGCAGTGGCCGCAGACTCGGTCCCGGCGAGGGCGCTCGCGACCCGGTCGCGCAGTCCCCCGCTCGCCGACAGCCAGGCGTACGCCTTCGCGCCGGGGCACTCGGTCTTGACGACGTTGCGGTGTCCCGCGATCCGGTTGAGCGTCTTGCCGCCGAGCGAGTACGTGCCCTTCGCCGGGATCTTGTACTGCGCGAAGCGCCAGGCGACGAGCTTGACCACGGCGGACTTCATCGCGTCGGACGGCTCGGTCTCCGAGTACGTACCCATCAGCGAGACGCCCATGGTCTCCTGGTTCACCGCGTCGTTGCCCGAGTGCGCGGCGCGGACCGGCTTGTCGATGCCCCCGGCGCGACCCTCGAAGATCTGGCCGTACTTGTCGACCAGGAAGTTGTAGCCGATGTCGCACCAGTCGCGAGCCTTCATGTGGTACGCCTGCGTCGCCCGCACGATGCTCGCGGACTCCGCCTTCGTGTACGTGTTGCTGCCGGCCGTGTGGTGGATGACGGCGCCGAGCGTCGTCTTGCCGTAGCGCGGGCTGTCGCACGAGTCCGAGGGGCTGGCGCCCCAGGCGGAGCGCAGGATGATCGGCGGCTTGCTGACGGTTGCCGCGGTGATGGCGTCGTTCGTCGTGGTCGGTGTGGTCGCGGATGAGGCCGCGGCGTCTGTCGTGCCCGTGCTCGCGTCGATCGTGGTGAGCGACAGGTCGACGGGACGGGCACTGCTCTTGGAGAGCACGCGGACGTCGGCGGCATCGGCGGAGCCGACCCACTGCGCCTCGGTGCCGGGCCGGCCGCCCTCACCCGGTGCGAGGTCGACGTCGAGCTCGGTCCAGGCCGACCACGCACCCTTGGTCCGCCACCGCGCCTCGACGACGGTGTCGGCTGCGGGCAGGCCGCCCTTCCACGTCACGCCGAACATCGAGAACGGGTGCACGCGTGTGTCGACCAGGTCGGCCACGACGTGGTTCGCGCCCGGGTGCGCGGGTTCGCCCGGCTCGGGGTCGACGTGGGGCTTGGCGGCCTTGGGCACCGCGCGCGTCGGGATCTTGTGCTCCGCCACCTTGGGCGCCTTCGGCGACTCCGCGGTCCT harbors:
- a CDS encoding SpoIID/LytB domain-containing protein → MLSWRTARRTPGFSVAVVLVLGALMPSAAHAAGTEVTAGAPGRTAESPKAPKVAEHKIPTRAVPKAAKPHVDPEPGEPAHPGANHVVADLVDTRVHPFSMFGVTWKGGLPAADTVVEARWRTKGAWSAWTELDVDLAPGEGGRPGTEAQWVGSADAADVRVLSKSSARPVDLSLTTIDASTGTTDAAASSATTPTTTNDAITAATVSKPPIILRSAWGASPSDSCDSPRYGKTTLGAVIHHTAGSNTYTKAESASIVRATQAYHMKARDWCDIGYNFLVDKYGQIFEGRAGGIDKPVRAAHSGNDAVNQETMGVSLMGTYSETEPSDAMKSAVVKLVAWRFAQYKIPAKGTYSLGGKTLNRIAGHRNVVKTECPGAKAYAWLSASGGLRDRVASALAGTESAATATIGGRAATNVTSTGFDLSWTAYPGATRYQVHVSTSSTQPTTCGTSCRTITAPSTGTPKLAVRDLVAGKTYYAWVRAISSAGKAITVWQSTPKTVKLATAATGDTVTVPSTRKISLTGHGYGHGIGMSQYGAEGAARQGVAYDKILAHYYPGTRTGSKTGNIRVLISQDTSDSVIVVGRSGLTFRDVAAKKTLALPTTANGKTITRWQIVQVGDNKTKSALQYKTTGGYATYRSTRWTGDGQIEGPASSSILSLVMPDGSTVKYRGALRSAVPYAGSWSRNTVNLVTIESYVKGVIAAEMPASWHREALKAQAVAARTYGVRSILASRYYDICSTTSCQVYGGASRETTATTAAVTATAGKILTYDGKPAFTQFSSSSGGYSAPGSQPYLKAVSDAWDNWSGNANHTWTATVEAAKIEKAYSSIGTLKQLKITKRNGYGDWGGRVTSIDLVGSAKTVTISGDAARTALGLKSSWFRF
- a CDS encoding N-acetylmuramoyl-L-alanine amidase codes for the protein MRAFISGTIAALAVMASLSAPAQADDTQLQPKAEPVDVATTRVPAVTDTVAKAAERADDDAADLVAQLPARRTDDFGLVGVTWTRGFDDKGMTVQVRLRTDGAWWDWEELDVESDEGEGGRDGTEPLWAGTADGVAVRVTSPTGERPSGLSVSTIDPGATPATASADNAFYDASAAEPIVPVADGAPAYTPKPAIISRSGWGAKKNTYCDAPRAGNETRGVIVHHTAGSNSYTKAQSAGIVRAVQAYHMNGRDWCDIGYNFLVDKYGQIFEGRNGGTTVPIRGAHAGIKSVNTYTMGVSMMGTFTSTEPTAATKSAMVKLIGWRLGTTFHPAIGSYAIGGTTYQRIAGHRDVVSTACPGAKAYAWLSASGGLRERVAAYIAGYSSSIKTRATFLGRDVTGPVFIGETVFVGGRKARLQKLDLYASTLGTFSVANYFRTTYNSLKAQSGILGMPASEAQSTSVAGVQVQRYARGSIHRVYRSSRYNAYALWQGIDAKYRELGESAGALGRPTKGETSLSGGRFRAYFEHGYITRGAKGSIAVTMT